Below is a genomic region from Trichoderma asperellum chromosome 2, complete sequence.
aaaaaaaaaaaaaaaaaaaaatctagaGAAGATTGTTTTTCAATCGCGCAGCCAAGCTCTgcgcttctcttcctttctggCCCGGCGCTTCTCTTTGAAGGCTTTCAGCTCATTCTTAGTTGGCTTCTTATTCGAGCGTTCAGCCTTCAAGCTGCGGCCACCATGAGCATTCGCCGCGGCATCCACGTCGAAATATGCGTTCATCTGACGCTTAGCCTTGGCCTCGTCCGAGTGCCGCTCAGGGCCCGCATCACCGGACTGAAAGGCTCCGGTGAAGCGATTGAAAGAAACGGTAGCACCATAGATGGCAGCGGGGTCGCCAGAGAAGCCGGCAGACGCACTTTCATCCTCTTGGTCATTCTTGGCATACCATGCATTTGGATCATAGTCGCCGTGTATGGCAGGGTTGTAGCCGCCCGCAACAGGCTTCTCATCAGAaggcggctgcggctctACCCTTTGTGAGGTGGTCGCAGCGCTTGCGTCTGGCACTCGAGGGTTTTCCCACTGAGACTTGCCTGTGAACCGGTTGTAGAAGAACCACGACTGGCTATTCGGATCCCACTGGCAATCCCATCCGTCATCTTCTGGCTTCTGTGGCACTGGTTCATTTGGCAGCGGTGGGCCATCAGGAACAGCTTCGttcggcagcggcggtgcttcttcagcagcatcagAAGACGATGCCTCTCCTGGTGATTTGTCGGCAGATTCGGCACCGTTCTCTGCTGCTTCGGActcagcttctccagccaATTCTACGGCCTCAGTTGtagcgtcgtcgtcgtcaacgCGCTCATCCTTTGCGGCTTCATGGGCAGAGTCGAGTACTGCTGATGGCGACTCGAccttttgctgctctacGGAAGCAGAGGCGGCACTTGGCGACGACATGTTGGATAGATAGCCAAGTGGCCTTTTGCTTTATCTTGCTCTTGTGGTATCTAAGGTCATCTGCAACCGTGAGTATCCTGAAATTGCCATGATCAACATGATACTTATGCACCTAAAGCTTAGCAGGCGGGGACAAAGAGGTGGTTCAATTGCTACAGGTCGCGTGTTGTTTGCTCCGCCCGTTTCCTTTCGCGTTACAAGAACACCAAAGGCAGGTGGGAAAGAGGGTTGTCGCGCTTCTTCCTCGCAAGCTCTTGTGCTGTTCGCCTTGAACGCCGCCACTGTGGATAGTTAAAgtgatgtatgtatgtaggtcTGAGGTTATGCAAGGAGCAAGGCGACGGGTCGGCAGATGGGATCTGGGCGAGGCTCGGGGAAATGAATAATCCGAGGAATTGACAGCAAAACATACATGTGTCTGCCCATTGAGCTATAATAGCGCCACCGGACCTAGAAACAAGCTGCCATTATGCCGTTGCAATAGCGCAGATCTCAACGGAGTCCGATTCCTGTTCACTCCACCTTCACCGCAGCTGTAGTCCGAAATACGAGCCCATGCATCACGGCACGCCGTCAAAATGCGACAACCCAACAGCGATCAGTTCATCGGTAATCCGTAAATCGAAGAGCCCACATTATTGCATACAGGCCCAGGTACAGGCACGGTACACAATAGGCATGGCCAATTGATCCTTCGCgctcccttttttctttctttctttgtttttccttgTTTCCATTTTCCCTCGTCGTTCTCGTGTCGTGCTGGTGTTGTGCCGATGATAACTATCTCGATGCCTCGTTTCACATGCTGTTAAGAAGagctcttgaagctgccTACCAGTCTACATCTGCCTCCTCCCACCCATTAAACAGCATCACTTTTCAATTCTTCTTTAGATTTGCTCATCCCCCGTAGTTTGAACCAACTCCTCCAAGTCCAACACCATGCATTGGCCCTCATGCTCTCCCCTTACACCACTAACAGCACTCGTAATACTACCCATCTTCATCCCATGCCTCGCCGCAGCCAGCAGTCCCCAGCCTCTGCCAAACGGCGATGACTCCGTCTGTGACTGCTTCCTCACCAATGGCACGCAGCCGGGCTACTTCTCCAACCACATGTTCTTCGACTTCCGCAACCTAACCAAAGACGCCGGCGTCCCAGCCCTCATCACCAACGAGACCCTCGCCACCATCGCCAAGCCGACGAGCGAGTACTTTTCCAGCCCCGAGTGGACGAGCGTGTGGCAGCCCCAGGGCTGGAGCAACAGcgagggcaagggcaagggccTGTCCGGCGCGGCAGCCGTCCTGATGGTGTATTCGCCCAGCAACGTGTACATTCAGAAGAACAACGACAGCGACGCCGCGTCGGAAACGTACATGACGCTGCGCACCCAGCGGCTGCCCAAGTTCCAGTCCGCGGCGGCCTTCCAGACCAAGACGTCAGACTACCAGTTTGTGTCTCTGCGCATGCTCGCCCGAACCATTGGCGGGCCGGGCGCCGTCACGGCCTTCTTCACCTATCGGGACCCCAACTCGACGTCTGCGGTGCAAGAGGCCGACATGGAGGTCCTGACTCGCGGACCGCGGGAGAAGATCCAGTACACCAACCAGCCCTCCTTCACCAGCGACGACAAGGTCAATCCCGACGCCACCCAGAACGTCACGTTGCCGAATGGCATGATCTGGAGCCAATGGGCCGTTCATCGCCTCGACTGGACCGCCCAGAGCAGCGTCTGGTACGTCGACGGCCAGCAGGTCGCCAACATCAGCTTCCAAGTGCCGACGGGCGCTTCGGGCATCAATTTCAACGCCTGGAGCGACGGCGGCAGCTGGAGTGGCAACATGTCGCTGTATGATTCGGCAAATCTCCAAATCCAGTGGATAGAAATGATTTACAACACCTCCGATTCCAGGCCCTCAAAGAAGCGGAATCATCCCAGTCAGTTGCTATGGAGCCGAGATGTCGGTCCCCGGGGGCAACTGCTCCGGCGCAGCTCGGATGCCGCTGGGCAATGCAAGGTGGTGTGCAGCATCGATGAGGTGACCGAGGCGGGAGTTGCTACCATGCTGTGGAATAGCACAGCCACGCGGATGGCCGGAGCTGACGTTGGTAACAGCCTGGCATGGGCATGGGCCTTGTGTCTCGGAAGCGTTTTCTGGTTGTTGGTCGTTTAACGAAGGCCAGAGAGAGCCTTGGTTTCGGAGATGAGGGGGAGATTTTGTTAATATGGGATAATGGCCGTCTATAAGCAAGTCCGTATCTCCAGCCAATTCgggaggagatgatggtgGATCGTCATGAGGATCACGGATTCTGCTCGTTGAGTAGTAGTACTGGCGGGAtttctttctcccccctccttttGTTTCCTCCTTTCcatttctttgtctttttcctttggtAACGCACACGATGCCTCATGACTCATGTTAACGATTTGAAAGCCTTTTTGCTTACTTTGATATACCTTGGTAGCTTCTATGTATAAGACAGGTATCTACTTACTAAGAATAGAAATTGAACTAGTAGATCTCAATCATCTCAATTTAGAATCACTCGACACCACACTAGAATCTGTGGTCGGCCCTGTTCTTCATTCAGTCATAACTGATACAATCTGACACATGCAAAAAGCACGTCCCTACGTAAATCGCCAGTGATATTCAAGACAACCCGCCGATGCTGTAAGACATACTCCGCACAAGAATCCGTATTATACTAGTACTATTGCATGGGCAGTGGAGGTGTTAGCATTCATCGCAGATCTGGCTATTCCCCGTCTGAGCATTCGGCACTCGTTCTCTCTCATTTATACTCCGACACAGATCTATCTCTTTCGTCGGAGTTTTATATACAGTAGCAGCCACGCTAGACCTCCTCGGGAATTGCCTCAAACAGGAAGGAAGACTCTAAGTAAGTAGTATGTACAATTATGGAAATATATATTGGAATataagcaagaaaaaaacaaaaacaaaaataaaaagctatgaTGCATACGCATCCATATATACCAAAAGGGAAATCCCCCGAGAAGACCCAAAAGGTAAGCTTACATGCATTATATTCGTTTAAACCATGCTATCAGTCCCAGTGCTCCCCTTGTTAATACGGAATTTCCTATGCCCTTTCGGCTGTGattttctcctccttctctttgtatATCTCTTTTCAGATAAGTCgccgcaaaaaaaaaaaaaaaaaaaaaaaaagtaataccCACGAAAGCCTTAAAAAGATAACTTTTTTGTACCAAAATCCCTTTTCGCTTTTTTTCatgccttgttttttttttcatctctcggtattaaaatctttagtaACATCAATCCAATGGTACAATGGGTATATCCACcacgtcgtcgtcctcggactgggcaaagaaaagaagcccaAAGACATGGGTCATGCCACCAAAGTGATGCTTCGTACATCATGAGCTAGAGTTAAATCATATAATTTTTCAAACTAAAATCAACGCCCGGTGATTCGTGGAATACGTGAGGCATACCCGCAGCCCTTGGTCATCCTGGTATGGATTTCTTGTCCCAATGGCACCCATGATAACAGGCATTAAGAATAGCCAGTGGGCCGTTAACCAAACAGAGTTCAACAACTCCACGGGACATCTCGATTCGTTCTCCACATTCCGTCTGACGCGGGACCGGGTACTACACCTTTACCCTGGATCGACCAGGCATAATGAGAGCCACCAAGCGTCTCGCGTCCTAGAAATACCTAGATCCGGAGCGTTTGGAGACGCACATCATACTAATCTTAACCAGGGGGAGTCCATGCTTGGCCATCCGCTTCGGCACATGACCAGCCTCCGCAGCGAGCTTCATCTTGAGATGTGAGGACCATCTCGCGCTAATGTACTTCAGAAAACCACTCGAAGTAGAATGGAAAGTATTTCGACTCCGAGGAAGTGTTGAGATTCAGCTCCAGGTGGGAGTCAACGATCCCTGCAGCACCGGATCGTTCGGGCCATCCGACGGATGTCACATAGCTGCCAATCACCTCATATGTCCCTGGTCGAACGGAAAAGGCTGAGCTGGAAAAGCCATGCTAGCACTGAGACCAAATGGATCTCCCCAGTCTGCGTTTTGGTCCAGAAGTTGAGACATTGAGGGATACTGGGAACCCGTTGTCACATGATGCCCGGGCCCTGTggaagctggagagagaagcatCGTTTGCTGCTCGCCGTTGAAACCGCCAGGGTATGGGCCAGGACCGCTTGGTGTCTCAATCTCTGAATCTTCAACCATATCTGCTTCGTATTCTTGTTCTGTAAAGCGACGCATTAGTAAACCCACCAACACGCAAATCCGTAGTCTGTATGTAATCTTTGTGTCTCTTACCAAGCTGTTCAATGTGATTTTGGAATGAAGGTGTTGGATAGAACGATGCACCAGAGCCCATTGCCGCCCTCGATCCGGCCTGTGCCAGTGGCTGCCTCGACGAAGGGGtcgtgatggagatgggtGTCATCTGCTGACGGGACAATCCAGAAATCGAGCCTCTCATAGATAAGGTATCTGAGGCCGCGGGAGAGAATGCCGAGCTCGCCGTATTGGGGGAATTGGCATGAGAAGAAGGTGTTGGTCGATTTTTGGGTGATGGCGCGGTTTTATGGGGTTGCAAGGGTGGTGGAAGAGCCGTGCCGGGTTCAGTCTTGGGAGCAATGCTGGAGGTAGACTTGCGCGCATGGTGTCGATGCATCATGGTGCGTTGAAGAGGAGGTGGCTGGACCAAGTTCTGCGGCATGTGAGTGGGCGCCAAGTTGGGACTGCCGGTTTTGGCCTGGAGTTCGGCTTGAACATCGATGCCTTACAAAATGAGGAACGTTAGTTGATTGGTGACTAAAGTGGGAAAGTAAGGATACGAGGGATAGGGAGGGAAGGCAGCCTACCTTTTTCAAGGAGGATACGCTCGAGAAGCGAATTCTTGTATCGCAGCATCAGACATTCTTCAGCGGCAGTGCGATGGGCCGCCTGTAGATTGTGTAAGTTGGACTCATGGACACGGATGGTTTCCTCGAGCTGTTTAATATACTCAGTGCGACGCTCTCTGAAGGCAGCTTGAGCCTGTCTGTTGCGCTGTTTGCGTTC
It encodes:
- a CDS encoding uncharacterized protein (EggNog:ENOG41), translating into MADKMSIDTKPPNPHDRDESEESTGSTPERDQNPSMTAGSGSTIINVSQDGQQPKRKGGRKPIYATSEERKQRNRQAQAAFRERRTEYIKQLEETIRVHESNLHNLQAAHRTAAEECLMLRYKNSLLERILLEKGIDVQAELQAKTGSPNLAPTHMPQNLVQPPPLQRTMMHRHHARKSTSSIAPKTEPGTALPPPLQPHKTAPSPKNRPTPSSHANSPNTASSAFSPAASDTLSMRGSISGLSRQQMTPISITTPSSRQPLAQAGSRAAMGSGASFYPTPSFQNHIEQLEQEYEADMVEDSEIETPSGPGPYPGGFNGEQQTMLLSPASTGPGHHVTTGSQYPSMSQLLDQNADWGDPFGLSASMAFPAQPFPFDQGHMR
- a CDS encoding uncharacterized protein (EggNog:ENOG41), producing MSSPSAASASVEQQKVESPSAVLDSAHEAAKDERVDDDDATTEAVELAGEAESEAAENGAESADKSPGEASSSDAAEEAPPLPNEAVPDGPPLPNEPVPQKPEDDGWDCQWDPNSQSWFFYNRFTGKSQWENPRVPDASAATTSQRVEPQPPSDEKPVAGGYNPAIHGDYDPNAWYAKNDQEDESASAGFSGDPAAIYGATVSFNRFTGAFQSGDAGPERHSDEAKAKRQMNAYFDVDAAANAHGGRSLKAERSNKKPTKNELKAFKEKRRARKEEKRRAWLRD
- a CDS encoding uncharacterized protein (EggNog:ENOG41~SECRETED:SignalP(1-27)~TransMembrane:1 (n9-20c28/29o393-410i)~CAZy:GH16), with translation MHWPSCSPLTPLTALVILPIFIPCLAAASSPQPLPNGDDSVCDCFLTNGTQPGYFSNHMFFDFRNLTKDAGVPALITNETLATIAKPTSEYFSSPEWTSVWQPQGWSNSEGKGKGLSGAAAVLMVYSPSNVYIQKNNDSDAASETYMTLRTQRLPKFQSAAAFQTKTSDYQFVSLRMLARTIGGPGAVTAFFTYRDPNSTSAVQEADMEVLTRGPREKIQYTNQPSFTSDDKVNPDATQNVTLPNGMIWSQWAVHRLDWTAQSSVWYVDGQQVANISFQVPTGASGINFNAWSDGGSWSGNMSLYDSANLQIQWIEMIYNTSDSRPSKKRNHPSQLLWSRDVGPRGQLLRRSSDAAGQCKVVCSIDEVTEAGVATMLWNSTATRMAGADVGNSLAWAWALCLGSVFWLLVV